Below is a window of Candidatus Methylomirabilota bacterium DNA.
AGAGGCTCCCGACCCGCTCGGCCGCCTCGTAGGCGCGCGCGTAGAGCTCGGCCGCGTCGGCGAACCGCCCCTGGGTGTGGGCGATCCGGCCCTCCAGCATGTCGGCGCGGATGGAGCTCCCATCGTCCTCCGTTCCGGCCGCCGCCCGTCCCTCGCCCAGGCGGGCCAGCGCGTCCGCGGCCCGGTCCGCGCGATGGTAGAGATCGGCCAGGTCGTAGAGCGCCTGAACCCGGGTGCCGGCCGCCGTGTCGTCCTCGCGGGCCAGCACGACGGCGCCGAGCAGGAGGCCTTCGGCCTCCGCCGTCCGTCCGGTGGAGAGGCAGGCGGCCGCCACCAGCCGGTCGCCCTCGGCCCGGTCACCCGCGCGCGCGGCGAGCGATCGCATCCTCTGGGCATGCTCCTCGGCCAGCCCGTAGGCCCCGACCCGGAGGTGCACGCGGGCGGCCCCGCCGTGCGCCAGCACGGCCAGGCGGCCCTCGGCCTCCGTGGGGGTGGCGAGCCGCCCGATCATCTCCAGGGCCCGCGCGTAGCGCCGGATCGCCTCGGGGTTGACGAAGAGCTCGGCGGCCCGATCCCCCGCGCGCAGGTTCGCCAGGGCGGCCTCCGCCCACGATTCAGCGCGCTCGAAGTGGTGGGCGAGGAGCTCGGGGGCCACGCCGTCGAGCCCGCCCCCCCGCTCGCAGAGGGCCGCCGCGGTCTCGGCGTGGAGGGCCCGGCGCTCCCGGAGCAGCAGGGTCTCGTAGCATGCTTCCTGAAAGAGCGGCTGGCGGAAGCCCCACCGGCCGGCCCCGAGGTCCGTGATCAGGTCACGGCGACGGAGCCCGGGCAGAAGCTCGGCGACCGGCGGCCCGCGACGGGCGGGCGCCTGCCGCACCAGCTCGGTCACACCCGGATCGAACTCGACGCCCTGAACGGCACACTGGCCGAGCAGGTCGGCCTCCGCCCGTGGGAGGCGATCGAGGCGGGCGACCATCGCCGCCCGGATCGACGCCGGCAGACTCACCGAGGCCGGCTCGGCCTGAGCGCTCCAGCGCCAGCGACCGTCGCCGGTCTGCGCCAGGATCTTCTGGTCGACGAGCGACCGCATCATCTCCTCGATGAACAGCGGGACACCGGCGGCCCGATCGAGGATGTCCCGCCGCAGCCCGGCGGGCAGGGTGACATCGCCCACGAGCCGATCGAGCAGCACGCCGGCCGCCTCGTCGCCGAGGCGACCGAGCTGGATCACGACCGAGAGCTCGTGGGGTGGCCGGGCCTCGTCGCGGGCCGTCACGATCACCGGCATCGGCCAGCCGGTGGGCTCGGCGCCCATCGACTCCAGGAGCTCCACCGAGGCCTCGTCGGCCAGCTCGTAGGAATCGAGGCCCACCGCGACATCCGGGGCGTGGGTCGCCAGCTCGCGGAGGAGCGTGGCCACGCCGCGCTCGACCATCCGGCGCAACGTCTGTGGATCCGGATCGGGGGCCGGCACCCCGAGCCGGCTCGGAGCCGCCAGGTGCCACAGCGCGTCCAGGAACGGGCTCAGGGCCGGACCCAGGGGGGCCAGGGCGCCCGCGAACGCCGGCCGCGTGGCGGGCGGGGCGGCGTCGCCGGTGAGGTCGCGGACGACGGCCAGGACCAGTCGCCGCGCCAGGCCGAACGGCCGGCGGCGGGCCTCCGGCGTCGCGACGACGGCGACGAGACGCACATCGGTCAGCCGGCGGGTCGCCTCCTCGACGAGCCGCGTCTTCCCGATGCCCATCTCGCCGCGGATCTCGATCCAGCGCGCCGATGCCCCCTCGCGGCCGGCGGCGGCGCGCCAGCGGGCCGTGAGCGCCGCCAGCTCGGCCTCCCGCCCGGCGAGCGCGACCGACAGCCCATCGCGGCCGCGGGGATCGACCTCCGCGACCTCCCGCACGAGCTCGTAGGCCTCGACCGGCTCCGCCTTGCCCTTCACCGTGAGCTGGCGGGGCGGCCCGAACTCGAACTGCCCGCGCGTCCGCCGGACCACTTCCCGGGAGACGAGCACCCCGCCCGGCGGCGCCGCCGACTCCAGGCGCGAGGCCAGGTTGACGGTGTCTCCCATGACGGAGTAGTCCATGCGCACGTCCGAGCCGACGCCCCCGGCCAGCACGAGGCCGCAGTGGAGGCCGATCCGCATGCGGAGGGGGACCCCGGTGCGCGCTTCGCACCGCTCGGCGAAGCCCGCCAGGAAGACCTGCATCGCCAGCGCCGCCCGGCAGGCCCGCGCCGGGTCGTCCTCGTGGGCGACCGGCGCGCCGAAGAGGGCCATGACGCTGTCCCCGATGTACTTGTCGACGTAGCCCTCCTCCTCGGAGATCGCCGCACCGAGTCCGGCGAAGCAGTCGTTCATCACCGCGTGAACGTCCTCCGGGTCGAGCCGCTCGCTCATCCGGGTGAAGCCGCTGACGTCGGCGAAGAGGACGGCCACCTCGCGCCGCTCGCCGCCCAGCGCGCCGGCCGGTTCCGGTCTCGGGGCCGGCGGCACCGCCGGCGCGGGCGCGGGAGCGTCGGCGAGCCGCTGGCCGCAGTTCCCGCAGAACTTGAAGCCAGCGGGGATCTCGGTCGCGCAGGCCGGGCAGATCATCGGCGGGACAACGACACCGAGGGCGCAGTCAGTAGTGGGTCGTCCCCGTGAACGTGAACGCCGCCAGGTGCACAGCCGGGACGCGGATCGAGCCGGCCTCGAAGTCCCAGAGGTCGAGCCGCTGGAGCTTGAGGACGTGCTCCATCGCGACCACCCCGGCCAGCGCCTCGTGATAGGACTGGGTGAAGCGGAAGTTCTGCACCGGGGACGCGACCTCGCCGTTCTCGATGAGGAACGTGCCGTCCCGGGTCATGCCGGTCACGATCGTCCTGAGTGGATGGACCCAGCGGGTATACCAGAAGCGCGAGACCAGGATCCCCCGCTTCACGCCCGCGATCAGCGCCTCCCGGGTCTTGGTCCCGGGCTCGAGCCGGAGGTGCATCGGGAGGGGCGCGGCCGGCCCGGTGGGGAGCGCGTGGCCCGTGTTCCGGGCGCCGTTCCGCGCGGCCGTCTGCGAGTCGTAGACGATCGAGCGGGCGTGCCCGCGCTCGATCAGGACCAGCCGCTCCGAGGGGACCCCCTCGAAGTCGAACGGCCGGGGCAGCCCCTCCGGGTCGACCGGGTCCTCGACCAGCGTGACGGTCTCGCCCGTGACACGCTCGCCGAGCCGCCCGCCGACGAAGGAGCGGCCTTCCTCGACGGCAAGCCCGG
It encodes the following:
- a CDS encoding adenylate/guanylate cyclase domain-containing protein, encoding MICPACATEIPAGFKFCGNCGQRLADAPAPAPAVPPAPRPEPAGALGGERREVAVLFADVSGFTRMSERLDPEDVHAVMNDCFAGLGAAISEEEGYVDKYIGDSVMALFGAPVAHEDDPARACRAALAMQVFLAGFAERCEARTGVPLRMRIGLHCGLVLAGGVGSDVRMDYSVMGDTVNLASRLESAAPPGGVLVSREVVRRTRGQFEFGPPRQLTVKGKAEPVEAYELVREVAEVDPRGRDGLSVALAGREAELAALTARWRAAAGREGASARWIEIRGEMGIGKTRLVEEATRRLTDVRLVAVVATPEARRRPFGLARRLVLAVVRDLTGDAAPPATRPAFAGALAPLGPALSPFLDALWHLAAPSRLGVPAPDPDPQTLRRMVERGVATLLRELATHAPDVAVGLDSYELADEASVELLESMGAEPTGWPMPVIVTARDEARPPHELSVVIQLGRLGDEAAGVLLDRLVGDVTLPAGLRRDILDRAAGVPLFIEEMMRSLVDQKILAQTGDGRWRWSAQAEPASVSLPASIRAAMVARLDRLPRAEADLLGQCAVQGVEFDPGVTELVRQAPARRGPPVAELLPGLRRRDLITDLGAGRWGFRQPLFQEACYETLLLRERRALHAETAAALCERGGGLDGVAPELLAHHFERAESWAEAALANLRAGDRAAELFVNPEAIRRYARALEMIGRLATPTEAEGRLAVLAHGGAARVHLRVGAYGLAEEHAQRMRSLAARAGDRAEGDRLVAAACLSTGRTAEAEGLLLGAVVLAREDDTAAGTRVQALYDLADLYHRADRAADALARLGEGRAAAGTEDDGSSIRADMLEGRIAHTQGRFADAAELYARAYEAAERVGSLSERARAANNLGNAARDLGDYPAARGYFEQALTIWERTGDTECIAGARNNLGNLAMSEGDFATAREHHEQSLAACRAIGNVHGAALAQGNLAILATEQGEGARAVVLAEGALDTLSGSGNVLLRGLVLVVLGEARLLTGDLPGARVAFDDVVAAHDEARHPLAVAGAWRGLGRLALSTGAAGEALALLDRALEAFEGLQRAQEAARTAVYRAEALWQAGDRERARVELGRAHERFAAMRAERDAERVERLLRDLTGS